In Spea bombifrons isolate aSpeBom1 chromosome 9, aSpeBom1.2.pri, whole genome shotgun sequence, the genomic stretch GATCCCTTTCTGCCACAACCATTTAATTAGTTTGAATGTAATCAATTGAGGAAGTAAGTCCATGAAACAagaactaattatatatatatatatatatatatatatatatatatatatatatatatctaagctGTTATGTTTCCATAATGTCCCTGGATGGAGACTGCTCAGAGTGAACCCCTTGAGTATTGTGAATTGTCTGATTATGTGATAGTGAATTTTGTTGGAGTTCGAGAGCAATGGCGTTTTGGGGATATTCTTTTACttgttttttgtattccaaAAAGGTACAGGCCTTGGTGGCTATAGCAATGACATTCTTTCCAATAAAAATTGTTGAAACTCTGCTATCCtgaaataaaaccatatttatGGCTCTTATAAAAATAGTCACAATATTGATGGTGACAAGACTTAAAACTGGATAAAGCATCATCTTCTGTGGAGCAATATGTTCACCTTGCATGCTGATTTCACTTAAGGAGACACAGGGAAGAATAAGGAGCAGGATATAGcagtaaaaaaacataagacCTTCTGCCCAAATAGGAAGTCCAGTCCTGTGTGGCTCCCATAAATTAGCTTGAATATCTAAAATATCAAGTAAATCAAGGGCAACCCAAAACAGTCGTCCTCTCAAATCCTCCTTCTTTCTGAATGTTCTTACATATTCCATGCTGTCAAGGGCTACCAGAACCAAATATAATCCTGGTACAGAAATAGATAGCAGCAATGTCAATGCCTTTCTGGTTACactatctatattttttttatcagctttgtaattctgaaatataaaatataatttgatttccaacacaaatatataaaggaaCCACAATATCATGGCATAGCCTCGCTTTGCAGTTTTTACTTCTGCTCCAACCCATACTGCAACATAACGCAAAACAATCAAAAAGCATATATCGCCAACCAGTACAATAATACAGACTCCAATTTTCCTTGGTCCTTGGTTTTGCTCAACAAGGTATGCATCCATAAAAGCCATGCTGGTCATAATTACAATTGTAGTGAGACACACATGACGCTTGTCTGGGGGTGGCAGCACCATGCTGGTAATGGACTGATTCTTAATATTGGCACTTAATGAAGACAGGTTGTAACAGAGAATGCACGCTATTCATAAAATAACTTCTTAATGTTGCATTTATAAGAGCTAATGATGGTGACAGAGGAAGCTGTCAACTTAAGTTCCATGACTAAGCATATGTTTAGATGCTTTTGAACTAGTTTGAACTAGATAGTGTAAAGTAGggttgttttctgtgtataacCCAATAATTCGTGTCTTGGTATATTGCTGAATAAACAATAGAGTTCCAATAGTATATTTCTTCTACTTTTGGCATTGAAAGAAGAAACGATCTTGCTTCTTATTTTAGAGATTTCTCAGGGTGTGGAttctaaatataacatttgatAAGCATGTTGTTTATCACTAATGTGTCCAGTATCTATACAAATGGGTATTAtggaataaagaaataaaacaaatttagaAAGTGATGGATATCTTCAAGACAGGTGCCAACAAAGGTTGTGTGACCACTTCCATTAACTGCTGATGATGACATCCTTAGTTGTTCAGTCTCCAAAAACCTCGACGCTCATGCTATTTCCTGCAGTTACCTggttgttctaaaaaaaataaaaaaaataaaaataaataaaaatgcaaatatgatTACCATGAATCACAAGTATTTAGCATTATATACAATGTGCCAAATTCATACAAAAAGCACTCTACAATATAATCTTGATATACgtgtattttatacaaatatatgaatCCATAATCTGCATCATTTACAGTATTATATTCACATAGACAGCAAGATATAAAAATCAGTGTTCCAGTAGTTAACATCTTCAACATCTTATACATATGTCTGAATAAAACTTAGATTACTTCTGAGTTTCTTTTATTCCAAACAACAATCCTGAATCTATCCTCCCACCCATCTTttcaacattaaccccttaacgtccattgacgggtcaggcacgtcatg encodes the following:
- the TMEM121 gene encoding transmembrane protein 121 translates to MVLPPPDKRHVCLTTIVIMTSMAFMDAYLVEQNQGPRKIGVCIIVLVGDICFLIVLRYVAVWVGAEVKTAKRGYAMILWFLYIFVLEIKLYFIFQNYKADKKNIDSVTRKALTLLLSISVPGLYLVLVALDSMEYVRTFRKKEDLRGRLFWVALDLLDILDIQANLWEPHRTGLPIWAEGLMFFYCYILLLILPCVSLSEISMQGEHIAPQKMMLYPVLSLVTINIVTIFIRAINMVLFQDSRVSTIFIGKNVIAIATKACTFLEYKKQVKEYPQNAIALELQQNSLSHNQTIHNTQGVHSEQSPSRDIMET